In Debaryomyces hansenii CBS767 chromosome B complete sequence, one genomic interval encodes:
- a CDS encoding DEHA2B16038p (some similarities with uniprot|Q12139 Saccharomyces cerevisiae YPR022C protein putative zinc domain transcription factor): MKRKSVAGTTQYCCEIDGCNKVFSRSDHLARHKLNHNPDTFYSCKWEGCNKQFVRKDVKEKHENRHIIKNEKQKHIQAKRKSQGSSLKSTNSPLENISNTDFSDRNIPENKSDNMSPNKIRRRSTSFHLNNDEYTYNNGFMGNGVDSQMANTPDLCRDLEVLNNDSMNYMPEKNLLPTDLTQWLFKDDAFLNNTGELSPNFIFNGVDNYSSSLSMDAFAISPKFPHPNFQTYVDDQIISKLTLLIPSLSNNMDFGAVQIERSLEIYWSIFHVQYPILHRPSFYTPEVHPLLLLSIIMIGAGLSYHTGQDESQIFKDAHCLADTIAEPLRWLICSSDEFTSPAKSWIIQSLIILESYEFSCSNRKLHERAYLHHGLKIQLLRRSPLLGGDPLNKSNEDNELTEEQDLWKKWIEIESLKRAALVSFYIDTIRATIFGHEIILFAHQIKLSLPCDDMLWEMSSIDKNNLPPQTETPKFITALTKLLRKEKFEAPSLSRKILLAGLLTINYQMEQKDLQVSFLGWESVKETWKETIYMAIEEWREAICNGSCRDTKTAFYLPFSNDGTHPLSSRINDTQCKFPIYHIGQALMKINQYDCIIYAGAPSRMNVKTAERDYTAVEQRIKVWANSLAGRLSVVDCYLFLYEMLFAGDNDDMQLFYDPSRDPIFYRPNIVATSLFVVWAFNFSLQGPESSAYSNNEIQTSYLDANPVNLSEDGHSYIKRICETLKNKNNDNKLFNEHKKMYANSLNEIPNKHKLVGLLRLFKDRYINCNSSICREYSDLLENCIQRSLGRKRQY, encoded by the coding sequence atgaaaagaaagagcGTAGCAGGCACAACGCAATATTGCTGTGAAATTGACGGATGCAATAAGGTCTTCTCCCGTTCTGACCATCTAGCGAGACATAAACTAAACCACAACCCCGACACTTTTTATAGTTGTAAGTGGGAAGGTTGTAATAAGCAGTTTGTGAGGAAGGATGTAAAAGAGAAACACGAAAATAGACATATAATTAAGAATGAGAAACAGAAACATATCCAAGCGAAGAGGAAATCTCAAGGACTGTCTTTGAAATCGACGAATTCTCCACTcgaaaatatttcaaatacaGATTTCAGCGATAGAAATATTCCGGAAAATAAATCGGACAATATGTCGCCAAAtaaaattagaagaagactGACTTCATtccatttgaataatgatgagTATACTTACAATAATGGGTTCATGGGTAATGGGGTGGACAGTCAAATGGCAAACACTCCGGATTTGTGTAGAGATTTGGAAGTGCTAAATAATGACTCAATGAATTACATGCCGGAGAAGAATCTCTTGCCTACAGACTTAACTCAATGGCTTTTTAAGGACGATGCATTTTTAAACAATACTGGTGAGCTTAGTCccaatttcattttcaatggTGTTGACAATTATTCTAGTTCTCTTTCAATGGATGCGTTTGCTATTTCGCCAAAATTTCCACACCCAAACTTTCAAACATATGTTGATGATCAAATAATACTGAAATTAACCTTATTGATACCTTCTTTGTCTAACAATATGGATTTTGGGGCTGTTCAAATAGAAAGAAGTTTAGAAATTTATTGGTCAATATTCCATGTACAATATCCAATATTACATAGGCCATCGTTTTATACTCCTGAAGTCCATCcattactattattaaGTATCATTATGATTGGAGCGGGCTTATCGTACCATACTGGTCAAGACGAGTCACAAATATTTAAGGATGCTCATTGCTTAGCAGACACCATCGCAGAACCATTAAGATGGTTGATTTGCTCATCTGATGAGTTCACTTCCCCTGCAAAATCGTGGATTATTCAAAGCTTAATTATTTTAGAAAGTTACGAGTTTTCATGTTCTAATAGAAAACTACACGAAAGAGCTTATTTACATCATGGACttaaaattcaattattaagAAGAAGTCCATTATTAGGGGGTGATCCTCTAAACAAATCTAATGAAGACAACGAGTTGACTGAAGAACAAGATCTTTGGAAAAAATGGATCGAAATTGAATCCTTAAAGAGGGCTGCATTAGTTTCATTTTATATAGATACTATTCGTGCAACGATATTTGGCcatgaaataattttattcgCTCATCAAATTAAGCTATCATTACCATGTGACGACATGCTTTGGGAAATGTCGAGTATTGATAAGAATAATCTCCCTCCCCAGACAGAAACACCTAAATTTATTACTGCTTTAACCAAATTATTACGGAAGGAAAAATTCGAGGCCCCATCATTAAGtagaaaaattttattagcTGGATTATTAACAATTAATTACCAGATGGAGCAGAAGGATCTACAGGTCTCATTTTTAGGTTGGGAATCTGTCAAGGAAACATGGAAAGAAACGATATATATGGCAATTGAAGAATGGAGGGAAGCAATTTGCAATGGTAGTTGTCGGGATACTAAGACGGCATTTTATTTGCCTTTCAGTAATGATGGGACTCATCCTTTATCATCAAGAATCAATGATACGCAATGTAAGTTTCCGATTTATCATATTGGACAGgcattaatgaaaataaaccaatatgattgtattatatatgcTGGAGCACCTAGTCGGATGAATGTTAAAACTGCAGAAAGAGATTATACAGCTGTTGAACAGCGTATTAAGGTATGGGCAAATTCACTCGCTGGAAGGTTATCCGTCGTTGATTGTTATCTTTTTTTATATGAAATGTTATTTGCAGGggataatgatgatatgCAACTCTTTTATGATCCTTCGCGAGACCCCATATTTTATAGGCCAAATATTGTCGCTACATCGTTATTCGTTGTGTGGGCatttaatttttccttGCAAGGACCCGAATCGTCTgcatattcaaataatgaaattcaaaCGTCTTATTTAGACGCTAACCCGGTAAATCTATCTGAAGATGGCCATTCTTatattaaaagaatttgtGAAACACTCaagaataagaataatgataataaattatttaacgAACATAAAAAGATGTATGCTAATAGCTTGAATGAAATTCCCAACAAACATAAGTTAGTTGGACTCTTAAGACTATTCAAGGATAGATATATAAACTGCAATTCTAGTATATGCCGAGAGTACTCAGATCTTTTGGAGAATTGTATACAACGGAGTTTAGGGAGAAAAAGACAATATTAA
- a CDS encoding DEHA2B16082p (similar to uniprot|O74713 Candida albicans HGT1 High- affinity glucose transporter), which yields MALEDKLIGPALKFSTFLDKFPKVYNVYVIAMISCISGMMFGIDISSMSVFVSDKDYLSFFNSPNSELQGFITSSMALGSFFGAISASFVSEPFGRRPSLMICGFFWVVGAVIQSSAQNVAQLIIGRIIGGYGVGFGSSVAPVYGSEMSPRKIRGLIGGLFQFSVTLGILIMYFVSYGCHFINGVGSFRIAWGVQMVPGLLIILGTFFIPESPRWLAKQNLWDQAENIVAEVQAKGDREDPDVIIEVCEIKEQIFASEKLRSFTFADLFTKKYISRTIVAVSAQIWQQLAGSNVMNYYVVYIFEMAGYSGNNNLIASCIQYCLKVGVTGVALLFMDKFGRRPLLLFGAAGMMVWQYAVAGLFATYAVQIENPDNDTVRMRIPSDQKAVGKAIIASCFLFVCCYAGTWGVTIWVYCAEVWGDNAARQRGAAISTAANWIFNFALAMYTPSSFKNITWKTYIIYATFCACMFIHVFFFFPETKGKRLEELGLMWQEKVPAWRSRSWQPDVPFLSDKELHSKMEIEHFEGERNSENSHASQSLENK from the coding sequence ATGGCTTTAGAAGATAAGTTAATTGGGCCAGCCTTGAAATTCAGTACTTTTTTGGATAAGTTCCCCAAAGTTTACAATGTTTATGTTATTGCTATGATCTCATGTATTTCCGGTATGATGTTTGGGATTGATATTTCGTCGATGTCTGTGTTTGTTAGTGATAAGGATTATCTCAGCTTTTTTAATTCTCCAAATTCTGAGTTGCAAGGGTTTATTACTTCATCCATGGCATTAGGTTCATTTTTTGGAGCAATATCTGCTTCATTTGTTTCAGAACCCTTTGGTAGAAGACCTTCATTAATGATATGTGGTTTCTTTTGGGTCGTCGGAGCTGTAATTCAATCTTCAGCCCAAAATGTAGCCCAATTGATAATTGGGCGAATTATCGGTGGGTACGGTGTTGGATTTGGGTCATCAGTTGCCCCTGTCTATGGTTCCGAAATGTCACCAAGAAAAATTCGTGGTTTGATAGGGGGGCTTTTTCAGTTTTCCGTTACACTCGGTATTCTTATTATGTATTTTGTGTCTTACGGTTGTCACTTTATAAATGGTGTTGGATCCTTCAGAATAGCTTGGGGTGTGCAAATGGTTCCTGGACTTTTGATCATACTTGGAACTTTTTTTATTCCAGAATCCCCTAGATGGTTAGCAAAACAAAATCTTTGGGACCAGGCTGAAAATATTGTTGCAGAAGTGCAGGCAAAAGGTGATAGGGAAGACCCAGATGTCATAATAGAAGTTTGCGAAATTAAAGAACAAATATTTGCATCCGAGAAACTTAGATCTTTTACGTTTGCTGACCTTTTTACTAAGAAGTACATCTCAAGAACCATAGTAGCAGTTAGTGCTCAGATCTGGCAACAATTGGCTGGTCTGAATGTTATGAATTATTACGTTGTTTATATTTTCGAAATGGCTGGTTATTCTGGTAATAACAATTTAATTGCATCTTGCATTCAATATTGTTTAAAAGTTGGCGTAACTGGAGTCGCTTTGTTATTTATGGATAAGTTTGGTAGACGGCcgctattattatttggtgCTGCTGGGATGATGGTTTGGCAATATGCTGTAGCTGGTCTCTTTGCCACATATGCTGTACAAATTGAAAACCCTGACAATGATACGGTTAGAATGAGAATACCTCTGGACCAGAAGGCAGTAGGCAAAGCTATTATCGCATCATGCTTTTTGTTTGTTTGTTGTTATGCCGGGACATGGGGTGTTACTATTTGGGTATATTGTGCTGAAGTTTGGGGCGATAATGCAGCAAGACAAAGAGGTGCTGCTATTTCCACTGCTGCTAATTGGATATTCAATTTCGCACTTGCTATGTATACACCATCTtcttttaaaaatattacatGGAAAACATACATAATTTATGCAACGTTTTGTGCATGTATGTTCATTCatgttttcttctttttccCTGAAACCAAGGGCAAAAGACTAGAAGAACTTGGTTTAATGTGGCAAGAAAAAGTTCCTGCTTGGAGAAGTAGACTGTGGCAACCAGATGTTCCATTTCTTTCTGATAAGGAATTACATTCAAAGATGGAAATTGAACATTTTGAAGGAGAAAGAAACTCTGAGAACTCGCATGCTTCTCAATCGTTGGAAAACAAATAG
- a CDS encoding DEHA2B16126p (similar to uniprot|Q9WYE4 Thermotoga maritima TM0308 Alpha-xylosidase) has protein sequence MTDYSIDRHVDSDTRFTRGMWEIKQGVNINWASEGVKTEVREQSTIYSVASTRVIRHRGDYLNVPTISTKLSSPRDGIIGVESYHHLSPYLNSKEPRFDTTRETTQCSAKVSDEGATVSAEGGISARLQNKPYNIDFIGEDSQLLTRLGFRSLGHVSDSRYPRKELSSNRASPYMTAQLHLSVGEKIFGLGERFGPFVKNGQRVEIWNEDGGTSSEWTYKNIPFYLSNRGYGVFVDSTSNIVFELQSERTTRVNITVPGEGIRFYIIYGPDPKSILQRYAQLTGLPALPPAWTFGLWLTTSFTTNYDIKTVSSFIKGMHDRGIPLRTFHFDCFWMKGFQWCDFEFDPEFFPDAKAMLKRLKDEFDIKICVWINPYIAQESALFKESDKNGYLIKNKNGDAYQTDRWQAGMGIVDFSNPDAYKWFQNKLSALVDMGVDSFKTDFGERIPCKDVEFNSGQDSVSMHNYYTLLYNKSVFEVLEKKMGKHEACLFARSATTGGQKYPVHWGGDCESTFEAMSESLRGGLSLGLSGFGFWSHDIGGFEGSPDPSIYKRWCAFGLLSSHSRLHGSESYRVPWNFDDEASVVLAKFTKLKISLMSYIYSAAIDAHENAVPVMRAMLLEFPDDITAVTADTQYMLGDSLLVAPVFCAEGDVKYYVPRGSWYGWLDGKTRTSVDGKWVTEKHDYKSLPLLVRPNSIIISSGPEHCNEKPDYAWNDNFMVNIYDIQGNISTKIPNHSKAGEYNATVTVEAKENTLHVSVEGTFKKPYTIRILNSEYQTIKPDKNSTIIGVDEHGNKLINAASGNVTLEIV, from the coding sequence atgACGGATTATTCAATCGATCGCCATGTTGATTCAGATACTCGTTTTACCAGGGGTATGTGGGAAATAAAACAAGGAGTTAACATTAATTGGGCTTCGGAAGGAGTCAAGACTGAAGTCAGAGAACAATCTACCATTTATTCTGTAGCATCTACAAGGGTTATTAGACATCGTGGTGATTATCTCAATGTTCCTACTATTAGTACGAAACTATCTTCACCCAGGGATGGTATAATTGGGGTTGAATCATATCACCACCTTTCTCCTTATTTAAATTCTAAGGAGCCAAGGTTTGATACAACAAGGGAAACAACACAGTGTTCTGCAAAAGTTTCAGATGAAGGAGCGACTGTCTCAGCTGAAGGTGGTATATCTGCAAGGCTTCAAAACAAGCCTTACAATATCGACTTCATTGGAGAGGATTCACAGCTATTAACTAGACTTGGATTTAGATCCCTTGGACACGTTCTGGATTCAAGATATCCCAGGAAGGAGTTGAGCTCAAACAGAGCATCACCATATATGACAGCTCAACTTCATCTTTCTGTTGGAGAAAAAATTTTTGGTTTAGGAGAAAGATTTGGTCCTTTTGTTAAGAACGGTCAAAGAGTTGAAATCTGGAACGAGGACGGAGGAACTTCGTCTGAATGGACATATAAGAACATCCCGTTCTATTTGTCAAACCGTGGATACGGGGTTTTTGTTGATTCAACATCCAATATCGTGTTTGAGCTCCAATCGGAACGTACTACTAGGGTTAATATTACTGTTCCAGGAGAAGGTATACggttttatataatttacgGTCCTGATCCCAAGAGTATCTTGCAAAGATATGCTCAACTCACTGGATTACCTGCTCTTCCTCCAGCCTGGACATTTGGTCTTTGGCTCACTACTTCATTTACAACAAATTATGATATTAAAACAGTTAGTTCCTTTATAAAAGGAATGCATGATAGAGGGATTCCTTTGCGTACTTTCCATTTTGATTGTTTCTGGATGAAAGGCTTTCAATGGTGCGATTTTGAGTTTGATCCAGAGTTTTTTCCAGATGCTAAAGCCATGCTTAAAAGATTAAAAGAcgaatttgatattaaaatttGTGTTTGGATTAACCCCTATATTGCACAAGAATCAGcattatttaaagaatcaGATAAAAATGGATATTTGATTAAGAATAAAAATGGCGACGCATACCAAACAGATCGTTGGCAAGCAGGTATGGGTATTGTTGATTTCAGTAATCCTGATGCATATAAATGGTTTCAAAATAAGCTTTCAGCCTTAGTAGATATGGGTGTTGATAGTTTTAAAACAGACTTCGGAGAAAGAATTCCATGCAAAGACGTGGAATTTAATAGCGGGCAAGATCTGGTTTCAATGCACAATTACTACACTCTTTTGTACAATAAATCTGTTTTTGAAGTACTTGAAAAAAAGATGGGAAAACATGAAGCTTGTCTTTTTGCTCGTAGTGCTACGACGGGAGGTCAGAAATATCCTGTTCATTGGGGTGGTGATTGCGAATCAACTTTCGAAGCTATGTCTGAATCCTTGAGAGGTGGCTTAAGCTTGGGACTTAGTGGTTTCGGATTTTGGAGTCATGATATTGGTGGATTTGAAGGCTCACCTGATCCATCGATCTATAAACGTTGGTGTGCTTTCGGTCTTTTAAGCTCCCATTCTCGTCTTCACGGAAGTGAGTCCTACAGAGTACCTTGGAATTTCGATGATGAAGCTAGTGTTGTCTTGGCTAAGTTTACAAAGCTCAAGATCTCGCTTATGTCTTACATCTATAGTGCTGCAATTGATGCTCATGAAAATGCAGTTCCTGTGATGCGTGCCATGTTATTAGAGTTTCCTGATGATATTACAGCTGTTACAGCAGATACTCAGTATATGTTAGGTGATAGCTTGCTTGTTGCTCCAGTATTTTGTGCTGAAGGAGATGTGAAGTATTATGTTCCAAGAGGATCGTGGTATGGATGGTTAGATGGAAAAACTAGAACATCTGTGGATGGTAAATGGGTCACGGAAAAGCATGATTATAAGTCTCTTCCATTATTAGTTCGTCCAAATTctattataatttcttctggtCCAGAGCACTGTAACGAGAAGCCTGATTATGCTTGGAATGACAATTTTATGGTTAATATCTATGATATCCAGGGAAACATCTCAACAAAAATTCCTAACCACAGTAAAGCCGGTGAATATAATGCAACAGTGACTGTTGaagcaaaagaaaatacttTACATGTTTCTGTTGAGGGCACCTTTAAAAAACCTTACACGATTAGAATTCTCAATTCAGAATATCAGACCATTAAGCCTGATAAGAATTCTACAATTATTGGGGTTGATGAACATGgaaataaattgataaacGCCGCATCTGGTAATGTAACTCTTGAGATTGTTTAG
- a CDS encoding DEHA2B16060p (similar to uniprot|Q92W30 Rhizobium meliloti SMb20536 Hypothetical protein SMb20536), translating to MIGNSSNFNPCTDNSFQSRNDVMNSFNELFEPLIPAFSDGGARVNLEESGAHFPMAAAHFEGFARALWGIVPYVVGGGNFKHWDLYRKGFINGTDPNHEEYWGEVVDCDQKMVELAAVGYALVFVPEHVWEPLPEESKKNLSRYLLEARKHEFRRCNWKFFRVLIDLGLDKVGISYDRQLTENHLEELDNMYIGEGWYGDGDKASIDYYNPFALHFYGLIYYLVRKDIDPERSQRFKDRALEFAKQYIHMFADDGASIPYGRSMTYRFAVISFWGVLPLITKSDEEPVIPWGVLKGLFLRNLRWWSEQPVSRFRSNVLSVGFSYPNQFMCEAYNSPESPYWAFKAYVPLMLSEDHPFWTAKEEPLVLEDAALKVPGMLVSHTKGNTVALISGPYKTFNLRYQAEKYNKFAYSTRYGFCIENNPRGFKLATLDNMIGFSFSGNDFFVRQTNKSWIYDNVLYSEWSAVMGINVKTWLIQKGKYHIRVHHVENKTSEKVDSIEGGFAVSSMNEKGLNTATHPGSKALGEVTTNDDNTLIVNLLQERKARVTEPDPNTSLMASKVMLPQLTGSIEANSTAKFACAVYGQPASEHFSKEKWLQSLSLPSESELNDFVSKAERVACNDV from the coding sequence ATGATAGGTAACTCGTCCAATTTTAATCCATGCACAGATAACTCATTTCAATCAAGAAATGATGTTATGAATTcgtttaatgaattatttgaaccATTAATTCCAGCGTTTTCCGATGGAGGTGCCAGAGTTAACTTGGAAGAAAGCGGTGCTCATTTTCCTATGGCTGCTGCACATTTTGAAGGTTTCGCAAGAGCTTTATGGGGAATTGTACCATACGTTGTGGGTGGTGGTAACTTCAAACATTGGGATTTATATAGGAAAGGTTTTATTAATGGTACTGACCCTAACCATGAAGAATACTGGGGAGAAGTTGTGGATTGTGATCAAAAGATGGTCGAATTAGCTGCTGTTGGATATGCATTGGTTTTTGTTCCAGAACATGTTTGGGAGCCTTTGCCTGAAGAATCCAAGAAAAATCTTAGTAGGTATCTTCTTGAGGCAAGAAAACACGAATTTCGCCGTTGTAATTGGAAGTTTTTCAGAGTATTGATTGATTTAGGTTTAGATAAGGTGGGAATCTCTTATGATAGACAATTAACCGAAAATCACTTAGAGGAATTAGACAATATGTATATTGGGGAGGGTTGGTACGGTGATGGTGACAAAGCCAGCATTGATTATTATAACCCATTTGCTTTACATTTTTATGgattaatttattacttGGTCAGAAAAGACATCGATCCAGAAAGAAGTCAAAGATTCAAAGACAGAGCTTTGGAATTTGCTAAGCAATATATTCACATGTTTGCCGATGATGGTGCTTCTATTCCTTATGGTAGATCTATGACATATAGGTTTGCTGTTATTTCTTTTTGGGGTGTTTTACCGTTGATTACGAAATCAGATGAAGAGCCTGTTATTCCATGGGGTGTCTTAAAAGGTTTGTTTTTAAGAAACTTGAGATGGTGGTCAGAACAACCTGTCTCTAGATTCAGAAGCAACGTCTTATCCGTAGGGTTTTCGTATCCTAATCAGTTCATGTGTGAAGCATATAATTCACCTGAGTCACCATACTGGGCTTTTAAAGCATACGTCCCATTAATGCTTCTGGAAGACCATCCATTCTGGACAGCTAAGGAGGAACCATTAGTTTTGGAAGATGCTGCATTAAAAGTCCCTGGAATGCTTGTTTCGCATACCAAAGGTAATACTGTTGCTTTAATAAGTGGTCCATATAAAACGTTCAATTTGAGATATCAAGCTGAAAAGTACAATAAATTTGCTTACAGTACAAGATATGGTTTCtgtattgaaaataatccTAGAGGATTTAAATTAGCCACTCTTGATAATATGATCGGTTTTAGTTTTTCTGGAAATGACTTCTTTGTCAGACAAACAAACAAGTCTTGGATTTATGATAACGTTTTATATTCAGAATGGTCGGCTGTAATGGGAATCAATGTTAAAACATGGCTTATTCAAAAAGGCAAATATCATATTAGAGTGCACCATGTCGAAAACAAAACTTCTGAGAAGGTTGATTCGATTGAAGGCGGTTTTGCCGTATCTTCAATGAATGAGAAAGGTCTTAACACTGCTACACATCCTGGATCGAAAGCTTTGGGAGAAGTTACAAccaatgatgataatactTTAATCGTGAACTTATTGcaagaaagaaaagcaaGGGTTACGGAACCAGATCCAAATACCAGCTTAATGGCATCAAAGGTTATGTTGCCACAATTGACAGGATCAATTGAAGCTAACTCAACAGCCAAGTTTGCATGTGCTGTATACGGTCAACCAGCTTCCGAACATTTTTCTAAAGAAAAATGGTTGCAAAGTTTGAGTCTTCCAAGCGAAAGTGAATTAAATGACTTCGTATCCAAGGCAGAACGAGTCGCATGTAACGATGTATAG
- a CDS encoding DEHA2B16104p (similar to uniprot|P38156 Saccharomyces cerevisiae YBR298C MAL31 Maltose permease), translated as MEKDKAEVLHIEEAVNDNYADKALGVTNGEIIEEAREATDNEHALTLRKAFASYKPAILWSMVFSATIIMEGYDNILMSSFFAYPSFQKKYGVDIGNGEYELLTKWQTALGTAPNVGTILGVFANGYLTERFGHRQVIMVSLIFMSAFIFIPFFAPSVEVLLVGQILCGLPWGVFATMGPTYSSEVCPMALRGYLTAYVNMCWAIGQFIAAGVLKAFVANTTEWSYRIPFAIQWAWPIPLFILTWAAPDSPWWLIRKGRVEEAERSVKRLCSKSIQHRAHQAVALMIHTNELEQQQEKLTKEEVKGLKSYLKCFQGSNLRRTEIACIAFAGQVLSGSTFAYSPSYFFSQAGLNSDDTYKLNLGVTGIAFTGTFCSWFLIRRFGRRTIYVSGYFMLVLMLFLIGILAVPAENNTNVRWAQAALTMIWVATYALTIGPLAFTIVSEMSATRLRAQSIALARNAYNLASLISNVVEPYLITPSGANLKGKTAFVWFATALPTLIWSYFRLPETKDRTYEELDILFEKGIPSRKFSSYVFDAGAVNINIESIENKE; from the coding sequence ATGGAAAAAGATAAAGCAGAGGTACTTCatattgaagaagctgTAAATGATAATTATGCAGATAAAGCTCTTGGTGTTACAAATGGAGAAATAATCGAGGAGGCAAGAGAGGCTACTGATAATGAGCATGCCTTAACTCTAAGAAAAGCTTTTGCATCATATAAACCTGCAATTCTTTGGTCAATGGTATTTTCAGCAACTATTATAATGGAGGGGTACGATAATATTCTTATGTCTTCCTTTTTCGCATATCCTTCCTTCCAAAAGAAATACGGGGTTGATATTGGAAATGGCGAATATGAGCTTCTCACCAAATGGCAAACGGCTCTTGGAACAGCCCCTAATGTTGGAACAATCCTTGGTGTATTTGCCAATGGATATTTAACTGAAAGATTTGGTCACAGACAGGTCATTATGGTGAGTTTAATATTTATGTCTgcatttatttttatccCATTTTTTGCACCTTCAGTCGAAGTATTACTTGTTGGTCAAATATTATGTGGTCTTCCATGGGGTGTTTTTGCTACAATGGGTCCAACATATTCATCTGAGGTTTGTCCTATGGCATTAAGAGGTTACCTTACTGCGTATGTTAATATGTGTTGGGCTATTGGCCAATTTATTGCTGCAGGAGTTCTTAAGGCTTTTGTCGCTAATACTACTGAATGGTCCTATAGGATACCTTTTGCCATTCAGTGGGCATGGCCTATACctctatttatattaacATGGGCTGCTCCTGATTCTCCATGGTGGCTTATTAGAAAGGGTAGGGTTGAAGAGGCTGAAAGATCTGTAAAAAGGCTTTGTTCTAAGTCTATTCAACATAGGGCGCACCAGGCGGTTGCACTTATGATACATACCAACGAACTTgaacaacaacaagaaaagcttacaaaagaagaagttaaaGGGTTAAAAAGTTATTTAAAATGTTTTCAAGGTTCAAACCTTCGTAGAACAGAAATTGCTTGTATCGCATTTGCAGGTCAAGTCCTTTCTGGATCGACCTTCGCTTATTCTCCAagttattttttttcacaAGCTGGCCTAAATAGTGATGACACTTACAAATTAAATCTCGGTGTTACTGGTATAGCATTTACTGGAACTTTTTGTTCTTGGTTTTTGATAAGGCGTTTTGGTCGAAGAACCATCTACGTCAGTGGATATTTCATGCTAGTTTTAATGCTATTTCTTATTGGGATTTTAGCGGTACCCGCAGAAAACAATACAAATGTCAGGTGGGCCCAAGCAGCATTGACTATGATTTGGGTTGCCACCTATGCTCTTACGATTGGACCTTTGGCCTTCACAATTGTTAGTGAAATGTCTGCTACAAGGTTGCGTGCACAGTCTATTGCATTAGCAAGAAATGCGTATAATTTGGCTTCTTTGATATCAAATGTAGTAGAGCCTTATCTCATTACTCCAAGTGGAGCGAACCTTAAAGGTAAAACCGCCTTTGTTTGGTTTGCCACTGCTTTACCTACTCTCATTTGGAGTTATTTTAGGCTTCCTGAAACTAAAGATAGAACgtatgaagaattagatattctttttgaaaaaggtATTCCTTCCAGAAAGTTCTCATCTTATGTATTCGATGCTGGTGCCGTTAacataaatattgaaagcattgaaaataaagaataa